In Vicinamibacteria bacterium, a single genomic region encodes these proteins:
- a CDS encoding ABC transporter ATP-binding protein has product MAQLFRQRSSSNQETLYALSDVSFEVHRGEVLGVIGPNGAGKSTLLKLLSGIMEPTSGEARVWGRVGSLLEVGTGFHPELTGRENVYLNGCILGMTRAEIDRRFPEIIAFSGVERFLDTPVKHYSSGMFVRLGFAVAAYMDPEILIVDEVLAVGDAEFQARCLGKMKEVAGKSDRTVLFVSHNLQAVRALCDRAIVLSEGRLVAEGDVERCVEAYLGAHREVSLGGRIGFERPPSTSFWMTEARLEIDGIASDLCPLGGSLGLVVEFEATTPVANPRFGFGINSSTGVEVLHANNRYQPTAEPLSAPASAGTIHCELGRVPLVPGHYTISFWLNDSLVDTHVVEHALAFRVIERDIWGLGGTPPPRPAALWWPTRFSIRPASRAEARASSQEQRTRNG; this is encoded by the coding sequence GTGGCCCAGTTGTTCCGGCAAAGGAGCTCTAGCAATCAAGAGACCCTCTACGCCCTGTCCGACGTGTCCTTTGAAGTGCACCGGGGAGAAGTCCTGGGCGTCATCGGTCCGAATGGGGCCGGCAAGAGCACGCTGCTCAAGCTTCTCTCCGGAATCATGGAACCGACCTCCGGCGAGGCGAGGGTATGGGGCCGGGTCGGGAGCCTTCTGGAAGTGGGTACCGGGTTTCATCCTGAGCTTACGGGAAGGGAAAACGTTTACTTGAACGGCTGCATTCTCGGGATGACGAGGGCGGAAATAGATCGACGATTTCCGGAGATCATCGCCTTCTCGGGGGTAGAGCGATTCCTCGACACCCCGGTCAAGCACTATTCCTCCGGGATGTTTGTACGGCTAGGCTTCGCCGTCGCTGCCTATATGGACCCCGAGATCCTCATCGTGGACGAGGTCTTGGCTGTCGGGGATGCTGAATTCCAAGCACGCTGCCTGGGCAAGATGAAGGAGGTCGCGGGAAAGAGCGACCGAACGGTTCTCTTCGTGAGTCACAACCTTCAGGCGGTTAGGGCGCTCTGCGACCGCGCAATCGTCCTCAGTGAAGGACGGCTGGTTGCCGAGGGCGACGTTGAACGATGCGTCGAGGCTTACCTCGGTGCACATCGGGAAGTCAGCCTTGGCGGCAGGATAGGATTCGAGCGACCCCCCAGCACGAGCTTCTGGATGACCGAGGCCAGACTGGAAATCGATGGCATCGCGTCAGACCTTTGCCCGCTGGGGGGTAGCCTCGGCCTGGTCGTGGAATTCGAGGCAACAACTCCGGTGGCGAATCCTCGCTTCGGCTTTGGTATCAACTCTTCGACTGGCGTCGAGGTGCTGCACGCGAACAACCGCTATCAGCCAACCGCCGAGCCGCTCTCGGCTCCCGCCTCCGCGGGTACCATCCATTGCGAACTTGGCCGGGTGCCCCTGGTACCGGGCCACTACACGATTTCGTTTTGGTTGAACGATTCCCTCGTCGACACCCACGTCGTGGAGCACGCGCTCGCATTTCGAGTCATCGAACGCGACATCTGGGGCCTGGGAGGCACGCCCCCGCCTCGCCCGGCTGCCCTCTGGTGGCCGACGCGCTTTTCAATACGGCCGGCATCGCGGGCCGAGGCCCGGGCGAGCTCTCAAGAACAACGAACGCGAAACGGCTGA
- a CDS encoding ABC transporter permease, with amino-acid sequence MAWQETPMVIRRREGWRMINLQEIWRYRDLLLLLGFRELKLRYRQTVLGTAWVILQPLLGAAAIALVFGRLAGLKGGGAPYFLVAFTGLVGWSIFSVTLTRATTCLVNQPQLITKVSFPRLVVPLSTAIAPIVDFVVSLLALVPLLFVSGLRPTLTMLFVPLWLVGLLGLSLGLGFFLSSLAVTYRDVQHLLPFALQILLFMSPVAYPMEVVPERARVMYRLNPLAVMVDGLRDSTLGRRTEADGLVFLAFFVSATLFVAGWLFFARAERRFADVI; translated from the coding sequence ATGGCTTGGCAGGAAACGCCCATGGTCATTCGCCGGCGTGAAGGCTGGCGCATGATCAACCTCCAAGAGATCTGGCGTTATCGCGACCTCCTTCTTCTGTTAGGGTTCCGCGAACTGAAGCTCAGATACCGGCAGACCGTTCTCGGTACGGCTTGGGTGATCCTGCAGCCGCTGCTGGGTGCGGCCGCTATAGCCCTTGTTTTCGGACGTTTAGCCGGGCTCAAGGGTGGAGGTGCGCCGTATTTTCTGGTGGCTTTCACCGGACTCGTGGGTTGGTCGATCTTCAGCGTGACCCTGACCAGGGCAACCACCTGCCTAGTCAATCAGCCTCAGCTGATAACGAAAGTCTCCTTCCCGCGTCTCGTGGTTCCGCTGTCCACGGCAATAGCGCCAATCGTGGATTTTGTTGTCTCGCTCCTGGCGTTGGTGCCCCTTCTCTTTGTGAGTGGACTCCGGCCGACGCTCACGATGTTGTTCGTACCCCTGTGGCTTGTTGGTCTACTCGGCCTTTCCCTTGGGCTCGGTTTCTTTCTCTCGAGTCTTGCTGTCACCTATAGAGATGTCCAACACCTTCTGCCGTTCGCCCTTCAGATCCTGCTCTTCATGAGCCCCGTCGCATATCCGATGGAGGTGGTCCCGGAGAGGGCACGCGTCATGTATCGCTTGAATCCGCTAGCGGTCATGGTCGATGGGTTGCGTGATTCGACCCTCGGGCGTCGCACCGAAGCCGACGGATTAGTGTTCCTGGCGTTCTTCGTCAGCGCGACCCTCTTCGTCGCCGGCTGGCTGTTTTTCGCGAGAGCAGAGCGACGATTCGCAGATGTCATCTGA
- a CDS encoding FkbM family methyltransferase, with product MLATAKALLRDILPPALLRLLTVRRGDVAPKEGSECSVAITGGGRGKLILNSQVPFFHRHTRADLGVIEQVFQRREYWLGHLQRDVEIRAFYKSCPDPLIIDCGANIGATSAWFALDFPRCRVLAIEPEEGNFVLLERNASSLSAVLPIKAGVASRPGALVVSDPGLGEWAYRTSLAQPTTAGNTVPAVTVSGLLREHRGNPFILKIDVEGAEKDLFSEEDPAFDLFPVIVIEFHDWMFPKEAMSRNFLRWHSSRNRDFVVIGENAFSISNEIRAGVTGNP from the coding sequence GTGCTCGCGACCGCTAAGGCCCTCCTCAGAGATATTCTGCCGCCCGCCCTACTTCGCCTTCTGACCGTTCGCCGGGGAGACGTCGCACCAAAGGAAGGGAGTGAGTGCTCGGTGGCCATAACCGGTGGCGGAAGGGGAAAGCTGATCTTGAATTCGCAGGTCCCCTTTTTCCATCGACACACGCGGGCGGATCTGGGCGTCATCGAGCAGGTGTTCCAGCGAAGGGAATATTGGCTCGGGCACCTCCAGCGGGACGTTGAGATTCGGGCGTTCTACAAGTCCTGCCCCGATCCCCTGATCATCGACTGTGGGGCGAACATCGGCGCAACGTCGGCCTGGTTCGCGCTGGATTTTCCAAGGTGCCGGGTATTGGCCATCGAGCCAGAGGAAGGGAATTTCGTCCTTCTCGAGCGCAATGCGTCCTCGTTGTCCGCCGTCCTGCCCATCAAAGCCGGCGTTGCTTCCAGGCCGGGAGCGCTTGTGGTCAGTGATCCCGGGCTGGGTGAGTGGGCTTACCGGACATCACTAGCCCAGCCCACCACGGCCGGCAACACCGTGCCCGCTGTGACGGTATCGGGATTGCTGCGAGAGCATCGCGGCAATCCGTTCATACTGAAGATCGACGTGGAAGGCGCGGAGAAGGACCTCTTCTCGGAGGAGGACCCCGCTTTCGATCTGTTTCCAGTTATCGTCATAGAGTTCCACGACTGGATGTTTCCCAAGGAGGCAATGAGTCGCAACTTCCTCCGCTGGCACTCGAGTCGAAACCGCGATTTCGTTGTCATCGGTGAGAACGCCTTTTCGATCTCCAATGAGATTCGGGCTGGTGTGACAGGCAACCCCTAG